Part of the Pseudomonas baltica genome is shown below.
CCCGGCCAGTTCGGCCACGTCAGTCAGGCCTTTTTTGTGTTTAGCGCTATCCAAGACGACCCTTCCGTGCATGTTGCTTTGGTGGTGGGTGAATGTTGCCGGCCCCTCGGCAAGTGCGCTTTGCCCCCTCGGCGTCGAATACCTGTGGACGCCAAGTGTGGTCGCGAAGGCGCCCTGAGTTACAACGCAAATCCCGAGGCGAGCCTGCCAGGCGGCGCTGAATATACCGGTAGAAGGTGGCCGATGTCAGCGCCGCTCGCCTGTGACCCTGCGCGACTGATACGATCCACCCCCTGAACGCTTGATTGCAGCGCGCCTCGAATCACACCTGAAACCGCCGGGAAAACACACAGACAATGACGGGCAAGACTCCGGACAGCAGCCGCCGCGCCGGCCGTGGCGTTACCTTGGGCGATGTCGCCCGATTGGCCGGCGTGGCACCGATGACGGTCTCGCGCTGCCTCAATCAGCCCGATACCGTGCGCAGCGAAACCCGCCTCAAGGTGCAGCGCGCCATCGATCAGACCGGCTATGTGCAAAACCGCCTGGCCGGCTCCCTGGCAAGCAACCGCAGCCGGTTGGTGGCGGTGGTGCTGCCAATGGTCACCAACCCGATATTTTCCGACACCTTCCAGGCCATCAACGACCGCCTGACCCGCTCCGGCTACCAAGTGCTGCTGGGTATCTCCGGCTACCAGAGCGAGCAAGAACAAGAACTGCTGGACGTGATCCTCAGCCGCCGCCCCGACGGCATCATCCTCACCGGTACCCTGCACACGCCCGCCAGTCGCAATCGGCTGCGCGCTGCCGGGGTGCCGGTGGTCGAGACATGGGATTTGAGCCCCGAGCCGATCGACATGCTGGTGGGCTTTTCCCATGAGCAAGTGGGCCGCGAGGTCGCCCGCCACCTGCTGGGGCGCGGCTACGAGCAGTTCGCCTTGCTGGCCGTCAACGACCCACGCGGCCTGCGGCGTGCCGACAGTTTCATCAAGGCGCTGGCCGAGCGCGACCTCACCGAGGTGCCGCAGCAGGTGTTCCAGGGCCTGCCGACCCTGGCCCATGGCCGCACGGGGCTGAGCGTGCTGCTCGACGGCATCGAACTGTCGGCGCAGCGGCCGTTGATGATCGTCTGCACTTCCGACACCATCGCCCATGGCGTACTGACCGAGGCTGCGGCCCGTGGCATTCGGGTGCCGCAGGAGCTGGCGGTGATGGGTTTTGGCGACATGAACTTCGCCAGTCATACCTTCCCGGCGTTGTCGACGGTGCGCATCGATGGCAAGCACATGGGCGATTGCGCCGCGCAAATGCTGCTGGAGCGGCTGCTGGGCCAGACGACGCAAAACGCGGCAATCGATATCGGCTTTACCTTGATGGAGCGCGGCAGCACCGCCTCAGCCCAGTAACCCCAGCCCCAGACAGGGTTCGATGGGGTGGCTATCAACTAGGCGACTCGGCCCTGCGCGGCTGGCCAGGCTTGAGCAACTCACTGATTCCCATGGTCAGCAACGGGCTGGCCAGGGCGAAATACGAGCTGTCGATACCATAGGGGTTGCCCGCCAGAAACCACGCGATCGTGCTGATCACCGACAGAATGATCCCGGCCAGTGCACCACGCGGTGTACCGAAGCGCGGGGCGTAAAAGCACATCAGCACCACCACCGCCAGGGTGGCCCGTAGCGCCTTGCCGAGGAAGGCGATCATCAACAGCTTGTCGGCATACATCGCCAGGATCAGCGGCGCGAATCCCAGCACCAGAATCGCCACGCGGATAAAGATCCCGGACTTGCGATCGTTACCTTCCTTGTTGAACATCGGGTTGTAGAAGTCTTTCATCGCCAGGGTGGCCGAGGCCAGGGTCCCGGCCGAGATCCCACCGAACAGCGCCCCCGCCAGACCGATCACCACCAGGCTGGCGGCGAGTGTCGGCATGTGGGTGATCAGCACCGGCAGCGCGTCGATGGATTTGATCCCGGGATAGAGCAGGGCGCTGCACATGCCGATCAGGGCGGTGGCCAGGCCGAACGGGATCATCAGGCTCGAGACATACAGGCAGGCGCGCTTGGCGGTCTTTTCGTCGTCGCTGCTCACCAGTGCCTGAATCACGTACTGGGTGGCGAAGATCGAACCGATGCCGCCGATCATCCAGGCGAAGATCTGCCCCCAGCCCACGGCGTCCCAGGCGAACATCTGCGCCGGCAACTGGGCTTGCAAGGCCGTGATGCCGCCGGACGACTTGAGCGCGAAGACCAGCGCCACAAGGATGCCGATGTACTTGATCAGGGCATGCACAAAGTTGGTGTACACCACCGAGCGCATGCCGCCGAGGCTGACGTAGAACACCGTGACGATGCCGACCAGTACGATGGCGAGGTTCTTGTCGATGTCCAGTACTGCGGCCAAGACAGCGCCGCCGCTGGCATAGAGCGCCACGCAGACGATGCTCAGGGCGAAGATGGTCAGGATGGATGCCGCGTAGCGCACCCCTTCGCCGTAGTTTTGCGCAAGGATGGCAGAGATGGTGTTGAGACCGGTTTCCTTGTACTTCTTGGCCATGACGTAGGCCAGCAACAAGAAGCCCAGGGACAGGGCGACCAGGTTCCAGGCGGCGGAGATGCCGATTTCGAAGCCTTTCTGCGCGGTCCCCAGGCTGACCGAACTGCCGATGAATTCCGACAGCAGCAGCGCGCCGATCAGGTAGGCCGGGAAGCTGCGGCCACCGTTGGTGAAGCCTTCGCTGCTTTTGGCGTGTCTGCGCACCGCGTAGCCGATCAAGGTCATGACCACGAAGTACACGACGGTTAGGCACAGGATGATGACGGTTCTAGTGCTCATCTTTTCTCCGGTCTGCTGGTTTTTATGGTTATTGGATTGCCTGTGGCAATTGCTCTCAGTATGGGATGGTAGCGTTACCATTCAAGCTTTTTTTCAAAGCTAGACGATGGTCTTCCTTGTAGACTTGGTTTGGATGGGATAGGTTTGCTATCAAATGGTAACGCTACCAACGGTTACCACTGGTCACGACTGTGCAAATAATTTCCAAATACAAGAGTTCAGGAAACCTGAAGATGTCGAAAATCACCTGCGTGCGTACGCTCCGGCTGCCCGAGCGGCCCAAATTGATCTGGGTGGAAATCGAGACCGACGAAGGCTTGATCGGCCTTGGTGAAACCTTCCGCGGTGCGGCGACCGTCGAAGCGGCGGTGCACGAGTTGATCGCGCCGGGGCTGATCGGTCGCGATTCCCGACAGATCGAGGCCATCTCGCTCGAGCTGACCACCCCCTACGTCGGTTTTCACAGCGCCAGCGCCGAGATCCGTGCCGCCAGCGCGGTGGACATCGCCCTGTGGGACCTCAAGGGCCAGCGCCACGGTATCCCCATCTATGAGGCGCTCGGCGGTGCCTGCCGCGATCGCATCCGGGTGTACAACACCTGCGCCGGCTACGACTTCAACACCCAGCAAGGCGCTCGCCGGGAGATCACCGCGAACGACCGTGCCCAGGGGCCCTACGACGATCAACTGGCCTTCGCTCGCGACGCTGGCGCCCTGGCCGTGAGCCTGGTGGAAGAGGGCTACACGGCCATGAAGATTTGGCCGTTCGACCGTTTCGCCCGCCAAGCGGGCGCCAACACCATCAGCCTCGCCGAGGTGCAGCAGGGCGTCGAAGCCTTCCGCCAGATCCGCAAGGCGGTGGGCAATCGCATCGAGATCATGTGCGAGCTGCACAGCCTGTGGGACAGCGCTGCGGCATTGCGTATCTGCCAGGCCCTGGAAGAGTTCGACGTGTACTGGGTCGAGGATCCGCTGTGCAAGATGGACGACGCCCAGGCCCTGGCCGACTTGCGCAATCGCACCCGAGTGCCGATCTGCGCCAGCGAGACTCTGGGTGGCGGCACTGCTTACCGCGATCTGCTGAACGCCGGCAGCATGGACTTTCTGATGCTGGATCTGGTCTGGTGTGGCGGCTTCACCGAAGCCCGCAAGATCGCTGCGCTGGCGCAGATCTATAACAAGCCGCTGGCGCCCCACGATTGCACCGGGCCGGTAGCCTTGTTCGCCGGCCTGCAGTTAGGCTTGCATGCACCGACTGCCGTGTTGCAGGAAGTGGTGCGCGCGTCGCTGTCGACCTGGTACGGCGAGCTGGTCACGCATTTGCCTGAAATCACTTCAGGTTTTGCTGCGGCACCGACCCTGCCTGGGTTGGGTACCGCGTTGCGGCCTGAGGTCAAGCAGCGTCCCGACGCTATCATTCGTGAGACCCGTCGTTGATCGCCCATTGAGGACCCATTGCACCGCGCAGGCCGCGGATACCCCGCTGGCCTGGCGCTAACCACCGCTGTCCGGTATCGAGAATTACAATGAAAAAAATAGCTTCTCTTCGGCGTTATATCGCCGAGCATCGCCGCTTCGAGGTGATCGCTTTACTGTTCATCATGATGATCATCAATCAGGGCGACCGCGCGACCTTGTCTATCGCGGGTGCCAGCGTCTCCAACGAACTTGGCCTCAGCCACGCAGAAATGGGCTGGCTGTTCTCGGCGTTCGCCTGGGCCTACATGCTGCTGCAACTGCCCGGCGGCCTGGCCATCGACCGTTTCGGCAGCGTCAAGGTGCTGGGTATCGCAATCATTGCCTGGTCGGTGTTCACTGCGGCGGTGGGTACCGTTGCCATCATGCCTTTGGGATTGGCGTTCTTCGCGGTGTTCGCTTTGCGCTTTCTGGTCGGTGTGGCGGAAGCGCCGTGCTTCCCGGCCAACAGCAAGATCGTGTCGATGTGGTTTCCGACCGCCGAGCGCGGCACGGCCACGGCGATCTTCAACGCCTCGCAGTACTTCGCTGCCGTGGTGTTCACGCCGCTGCTGGCGTGGATCTCGACGCGTTGGGGCTGGCCGTGGATTTTCTACGTGATGGGCGCTGCGGGTATCGCTATCGGCCTGGTGTTCGTGTGGCGCATCAAGGCACCGGTCGACCATGCTTCGCTGAGCGCCGTCGAGCTCCAGGAGATCCGCGACGGGGGCGCCAATCTGCAGGAGCATCCGCCGTCGGCCGGCAAGAAGCAGAGCTGGGGCGAAACCTGGGCCAGCGCCAAGGAGTTGCTGGGGCAGCGCATGTTTCTGGGCATCTACATCGCGCAGTTTTGTATCAGCACCCTGACGTTTTTCTTCCTGACCTGGTTTCCGGTCTACCTGGTGCAGCAACGCGGCTTGTCGCTCCTCAATGCGGGTCTGTTGGCCGCGATTCCGGCGATCTTCGGTTTTATCGGCGGCATCGGTGGTGGCCTGATTTCCGACTGGATGCTGCGCAAGGGTGTGTCGCTGACCAAGGCGCGCAAGTTGCCGATCTTCATTGGCATGGCGCTGTCGATGAGCATGATCCTGTGCAACTACGTGCAGACCGATGTGCTGGTGGTGGTGTTCATGGCGTTGGCGTTCTTTGGCAAGGGCATGGGCGCACTGGGCTGGGCGATCATCTCCGACGTTTCGCCTAAACGCAGTGCGGGCATGAACGGCGCGATCTTCAACACCTTCGGCAGCGTCGCCGGGATCGTCACGCCAATCGTGATCGGCTATATGGTGCAGTCCATGGGGTCGTTCAATGGTGCGTTGATCTATGTGGCGTTGAATGCCGCCGGGGCGTTCATCAGCTATGCGTTCATCGTTGGCGAGCTGCGTCGTCCCGATGATGAGCTGCCGGTTGCCGACACCGATACTGCGGTGCCCCATGTAGCGTCAACCAGCCTGTAGCGAGGGGGCTTGCCTTGGAAAGAAGCCGCCACCGTGTTTCGGATGGCGGTTTTTTTGCGTATTGGGTGCTTGGAGATTGGGGATTGGGGAGTGGGGAATGGGGAATGGTCCAGCTCCCATCGGCCATCCGAAAAATCCGCGACCCAACAGGCAGTCATGTATAGGTCCTCTGCGTTCAGGTTTTATACCTGCAAGGCGCAGGGCAGTATCAAAACCAAGGCGTTGATTCACGAAGCAGCAGCCTTTGCCTTGCCGGGCGCGCGCTTCTTGGCGGTGTAGGTGCCCGCTTTGCCTTTGCGTTTACCCTTCCACGGTGGCTTGACCCCGGCAGGGCCAGCGGTGATGTTCATGCGCATGCCCATGCAGCGTTCCACGTGCTTGCTCATCCACGCCGATTGGCGAGTGACGAACTCTTCGAGGCTCATTTCGCCGCTTTGCACCATGTCCAGTGCTTGCTCCCAGATCGCCGTGGTGCCCGGGTCGGCGATGGCCCGGGGCACGGCGTCGATCAGGCTGAAGGCCGCCGGGCTCGCAGCCAGTGCCTTGCCATTCTTGGTCAGGTAACCCCGGTCGATCAGGCCCTGGATGATGCCCGCGCGGGTGGCCTCGGTGCCGATGCCGGTAGTGTCCTTGAGTTTTTGCTTGAGGCGTGGGTCGTCCACCAGTTTGGCGACGTTTTTCATCGCCTTGATCAGGTCGCCTTCGGTAAAGGGTTTCGGGGGTTGCGTCCACAGGTCCTTGGGGATCGTCTTGGCCACCGTGCAGATATCGCCTGGGGCCAGTGCCGGCAAGGTCTGGACCACTGCAGGTTCGCGGCCCTTGGCGGCGGCCGCTACCGCCTCGGGCATGGCCCGGCGCCAACCGGGTTCGACGATCACCTTGCCCACGGCCTTGAGCGGTTGCCCGGCGCAGTCGAGATCCACTTGGGTGCGATCAAACTCGTGGTTGGGCAGAAACTGTGCCAGGTAGCGTGCGCGAACCAGGGTATAGACCGCCCGGTGCTTGCCGGGCAAGCGGGCGAGGTCGACGCTGGCCGCGGTGGGGATGATGCCATGGTGAGCACTGACCTTGGCATCGTTCCAGGCTCTGGAGCGGCGGCTGGTATCGACGTGGCGCAACAATTCGTTCAACCCTGGGTCGGCTCGGCCCAGTTGGGCAACGATGCTCGGTGCTTCAGCGTGCTGGCTGAGGGGCAGGTAGCCGCAGTCGCTGCGCGGGTAGGTGATGACCTTGTAGGTTTCATACAGGGCCTGGGCCACATCGAGGGTTTCCTGGGCGCCGAGGCCGAGTTTTTTCGAGCAGACCTCCTGCAGGGTGCCGAGGTCAAAGAGCAACGGCGCGGCTTCACGGACTCGCTCGGTCTTTTGTTTGATGACCCGCGCCTCGCCCGCTTGGGTCATGGCTTGGGCGGCGGCGCGGGCGCTGTCTTGATTGAGGCAGCGGCCCTGGTCGTCGCAGTGGTCTGGCGGACCTTGCCACTGCGCGGTGAACAGGCTGTCGCTGCGGCGCAACTGCACGTCGATGGCCCAGTACGCCACGGGCACGAAGTCGGCGATGCTGCGATCGCGATCGACCACCAGCCGAAGAGTGGGCGTCTGTACCCGGCCCACCGGCAGCACGCCCTGATAGCCGGACTGACGCCCGAGCAGGGTGAACAGCCGGCTCATGTTCATGCCGATCAGCCAGTCGGCACGCGAGCGACCCAGTGCCGAATGGTAGAGGTTGAAGGTTTCGGCGCCCGGCTTGAGAGCGCCCAGGGCCTTGCGGATCGAGGCGTCGTCGAGCGCCGACAGCCACAGGCGCTGGATCGGGCCGCGATAGCGACAATGATCGACCAGCTCGCGGGCGATCATCTCGCCTTCGCGGTCGGCATCAGTGGCGATCACCAGTTCACGGGCCTCGCCAAGCAGGCGCTTGACCGCCTTGTATTGGCTGGCGGTGGATTTTTTCACCAGCATTTTCCACTGTACCGGCACGATCGGCAGGTCGCTCAGCACCCAACGTTTGTAGCGCTCGTCGTAGGCGTCCGGCGGGGCGGTCTCGAGCAGATGACCAATGCACCAGGTGACCGTCACCGCGTTGCCCAGCCAGCAGCCATCGCCACGGCGGGTGGCGCCGAGCACCTTGGCAATGTCCTTGGCTTGAGAGGGCTTTTCGCAGAGGAACAGACGCATGGGCAATCGCTGTCAGGGGAGCGGAATGCACAGGATGAGTAAAAACGGCGGGTTGGGCAAGTTTTATCTGTATGGGTATACAGTGCTTCAAGCTTCGAGCGCAAACCGCTCGCGGTACTCCACCGGGGTGATGTCCATGCTCCGCACAAACGCGCGCCGCAGCGTCTCCTCGCTGCCAAACCCACATTGGCTGGCCACGCGCTTGACCGGCAGGACGGTCTCGGCGAGCAGCCGGCGCGCGGCTTCCAGGCGCAAGGCTTCGATGGCACGAGCCGGGGTCTGGCCGGTGGCGCTGCGGTAATGGCGCACGAAACTGCGCTCGCTCATGCCCGCCTGCGCCGCCAGGGTGTTCACCGACAGATCATGGGTCAGGTGTTCGGCAATCCAGCTGTGCAGTTCGCCGAAGCGGCTGTCGTCCTGCTGCAACGCCAGCGTGTTGCTGAACTGCGCCTGGCCGCCCGGGCGCTTGAGGAACACCACCAGATGCCGGGCCACCTCCAGGGCCACACCGCGGCCCAGATCGGCCTCGACCAGTGCCAAGGCCAGGTCGATACCCGCCGTCACACCTGCCGACGTCCATACCGGGCCGTCATGAATGAAGATCGGGTTGGCTTCGACCTTCAAGGCCGGGTAAGTGCGCGCCAACTGCTCGCAACGGGTCCAGTGGGTGGCCACGCGGCGCCCGTCCAGCACGCCGCTGGCAGCCAGCAGAAAAGCCCCGGTGCACACCGAGGTCATGCGTCGGCAGTGCGGCGCGCGTTCGCGCACCCAGGCCACCAGGTCTACTGTGCAGGCCGCCTCGTAGACACCCCAGCCACCGGCGATGATCAAGGTGTCGCAGGGCGCGTCGCTGGCGGGCAGGGGGGCCGCCACCAATGCCAGGCCGCAGGACGTCATTACCGGTTCGGCCTGGGCCGCGATCACCTGCACCGCATAGGGCAACGCCTGGCCCTGCTGACGCGCCAGATCGTTGGCCGAGGCAAACACTTGCAATGGCCCGGTCACATCCAGCACCTGTGCGTTAGGGAAGGCGAGCACATCGACGATACGCGGGCGAGGGGACATTTGGCGTGATCCGAGGGTAGGTTGGCGGATGCGCCAGAGCCTACGTCGCTAGAGTGGGTCTCGTCTACCGTCATCCTCAGATGCTGTTCCCCAGGAGCTTCGCCATGACCACCCATATCGGTTTCCTGCTGTTCCCCAACATCCAGCAACTCGACCTGACCGGCCCGTATGACGTGCTCGCGTCGTTGCCGGATGTGACCGTGCATCTGATCTGGAAGGACCTGGCACCGCTGCGTTCGAGCAGCGGCCTGGTCCTGACGCCCGACACCTTGATGGACGCTTGCCCGCCGCTGGATGTGCTGTGCGTTCCGGGCGGTGCCGGGGTCGGGCCGTTGATGGAAGATCCTCAGACGCTGGCTTTTTTGCGCGCTCAGGCCGCCACTGCACGTTACGTGACCTCGGTGTGCACCGGATCCCTGGTGCTGGGCGCTGCCGGGCTGCTCAAGGGTCGCCGCGCTACCACCCACTGGGCCTACCATGAATTGCTCGCGCCGCTGGGGGCCATCCCGGTGCAGGAGCGGGTGGTGCGCGACGGCAACCTGATCACCGGTGGCGGCATCACCGCCGGGATCGATTTCGGCCTGGTGATGGCGGCGGAACTGGTGGGCGAGCAGGCCGCCCAGGTGCTGCAACTGGCGCTGGAGTACGCTCCGGCGCCGCCGTTCGACAGCGGCAGCCCGCACACCGCCCCGGCAGATGTATTGGCGATTGCGCACAGCAAGACCGCCGCGTCCCTGGCGACCCGCCGCGAAGTGGTCGAGCGCGTGCTTGCCAGGGGCGATCTGGCATAGAATCCTTTCCTTTTTCAGCAAGGATTTCCAGCATGCGGGTTCTGACACAGGCAACGGCGATGGCACTGGCGCTGGCTACCTTGGGTGGCTGCGCGCTGCACTCCATGTCATCGGTGCGTGAGCGGGGTGTGGTCGCCAGCTTCACCGGCAAGCGTGCGGCGGCGGATGTCGCCCAGTGCATCGCGGTGTCGTGGCAGAACCCGGCGCTGGTCGGCGCGGACCTGGCAGCCTACACCCAGCCTGGCGCCAAAGGCGGGCTGACGGTCTATACCCGTGACAACGAGTACCTGGCCGATGTCAGCCCTGCCGGCGCCGGTGCCCAGGTCGACTTTTTCGCCTACAGCGATACTCCTGCCAAGCAACAGATGATTGCCGCTCTGGCGACTTGCCTGTAAATGCTTATAGCCGTTATTGCCGAAGTTTGATAATTCGGCAATAACAGTTTGGTTATAGAGTTAGCGTTAAATGAAGTAACTGATGTTCTTGCATGCCGTGCCGATCTCTTCGCGAGCACGCTCTGTCCCTGCACTGAAAACAGGTTTATTGACTGACACCTGGGGAGCAAGGCTTGCCGGCGAAGAGACGGCTGTCGCTTGCGCCAAGTCTATAGTTATGCAAAACGGTGATTAGCCAACCTCGGTTTTATGTCTTTATGATCGCTCCCACAACAAACCCTGAGTCAGGAGTTGCACCGTGGCGATACAGATCAATCCCGTGGCTGGTAAAATTGGCGCTGCCTTGAGCGGTGTGAAGTTGGATGAAAAGTTGTCCGATGATGACTTCAACACCATTGAGCAGGCTTTATTGAAGTTCAAGGTGTTGTTCTTTCGCGATCAACATCTCGATGATTCGCAACATGAAGCCTTTTCCCGTCGCTTCGGTGACCAGGTGCCCCATCCCACCGTGCGCTCAGCCGAGAAGAGCACGGCCATCCTGCACCTGGATGCCAAGGAAACCCGCGCCAACTCCTGGCACACCGACGTCACGTTCGTGGCCAACTATCCAAAGATTTCGATCCTGCGCGGTGTGGTGATTCCGCCTTACGGTGGCGACACCGTCTGGGCCAACACTGCTGCTGCGTATGCCGACTTGCCAACGCCCTTGAAAGTTCTGGCCGACAGCCTGCGCGCGGTACACAGCAATATTTATGATTACGCGGTGCCGCGCGATACCCAGGAAGATGGCGCCAAGCGTTACCGTACCGAATTTGCCGCTGAAGTGTATGAAACCGAACATCCATTGGTTCGGGTGCACCCGCAAACCGGTGAAAGAAGTTTGATCCTCGGGCACTTTGTCAAACATATTCAGGGCGTCAGCTCCCACGACTCCAAACAACTCGTGCGTTTGTTTCATGAGCGTATCACTCACCTCGACAACACCGTGCGCTGGCGCTGGCAGGAAGGCGACGTGGTGATCTGGGACAACCGCGCCACGCAACATATCGCCATCAACGATTACGGTAACGCCCAGCGCATCGTGCGCCGCACCACCATCGACGGCGATGTGCCGGTCGGCGTCGACGGTCGTCCCAGCCAGGCCCTCAAGCCGACGCCGGAAACCCGTTCACCGAAGACCGAAGCCGATAAGAAGCATCTGGCTGCGTAACGCCACACCCTCAATCGTTGGATGGAGCTTATCGATGTCAGTGCGCAAGCCGTCGTTGAATCATGGCAAGAAACGAAACACCCGAGCATTGCTGGGGCTGGCGATTGCGTTGCTGGCAGGCCAGGCCGAGGCCGAGGTGCTGCGCATCGGCGTGGCCTCGGCGGGCGGCGGCGAGCCAGTGACCTTTAGTGGCTCCTCGGTGAGCATCCTGCGCAATCAGCAACTGCTGGAGAAGGCTTTCGCCGGCACCGATACCGAGGTGCAGTGGTTCTTCTTCAAGGGCGCGGGGCCTGCGGTCAACGAAGCGCTGTCCAACAAGCAGCTGGATTTCGCCTATGAAGGCGACATGCCGCAGGTGGTGGCCCGCGCCAATGGTCTTGACACCAAGCTGCTGGCGGCGGCCGGGGTGCGTTCCAGGGTCTATCTGGCGGTGCCCAAGGGCTCGCCGATCAAGACCATCGAGGACCTCAAGGACAAGAAGGTCGGGCTGTTTCGCGGGACCAACCTGCAACTGGTCGCGGACAACCTGCTGGCCGCCCACGGCCTCAAGGAACGCGACCTGAAAATCATCAACCTCGACTCCGGCAGCAACCTGGCGGCCCTCGCGGCCAAGGGTGTGGATGCCGGTTTCGGTGGCCGCGAGCTGTTCAAGCTGCGCGACGAAGGGCTGGTCGACATCATCTACGACAATGCCGAGAACGACCCGCGCTACACGCGTCAGGCCGCGTTGCTGGTGCGCGGCGACTACGAGAAGTCTCACCAGGAACAAGTGCAGAAGGTCGTCGATACCCTGGTGGACGCCGCGCAATGGGCCTCCAACGAAGGCAACCGTGACGCGGTGATTATCGAATGGGCGAAGACGCAGGAACCCATTGCATCGATCAAGGCCGACTTCAATGGCCTCGCGCTGCGCGACAGTACCTCGCCCCTGATCGATGATTTCGTCCGCGGCCGTTACGCCTTGGTGGCTCAGCAGTCGCTGGAGGAAAAGCTGATCCGCCGGCCCGTGAGCATCGATGGCTGGTTCGACACTCGCTATCTGGACAATGCCTTGAAGAAAAAGGGCCTGGAGAAGTTCTGGACCGCCTATGCGGCTGACGGCAAACAACCCGCCGCCAATCTGGCCGCCGCGAGTGTCGACACCAAGAAAGGGGAATAAGCCATGGCCAGCAGTGCTCATTCAGCGACCGCCGGGCGTCTGCCGGCACACCCTCGGGAACGTGCCGCGCAGATCCAGACTCTGCCAGTGACGCCGCGCAACGCAACGCCGCAGCCGCTTGATACCGCTGCGGCCAAGCCGGCCAGCAGTCACAGCCGGGCGCGTCGCCCGCTGTGGCAGGCGCGGCCGATCTACTTCGCGTTACCGTGGTTGCTGCCTTTGACACTGCTTGGCCTGTGGGCCCTGGGCGCCGATCGTGGCTGGTTGTCGGCGCAAGTGCTGCCGCCACCGGCCTACGTCTGGCAGACGCTCACCGACCTCGCCACCAGCGGCGATCTGTGGCTCAACACCAGTGCCAGCCTGCAACGGGTGCTGATCGGTTTTGCCGTGGGCGCCGGACTGGGTACCTTGATCGGTGTGAGCATGGGGCTGTCGCGGACCGTCGAGGCTTACCTGCTGCCTACGTTCAATGCCTTGGTGCAGATCCCCATCCTGGGTTGGTTGCCCTTTGCTTTGCTGATCTTCGGTATCGGCGAGCCGCTCAAATACGCACTCATCGCCCATGCGGCGCTGGTGCCGGTCACGCTGTGTACCTTGCAGGCATTCCGGCAGGCGCCCGCGGGGCTGTTGGAAGTCGGCCGGGTCTATGGCTTCAGCCGTCGGCAGAGCATTACCCATGTGGTACTGCCGGCCGCGCTGCCGACCCTGTTCACTGGCCTGCGCCTGGGCTTTACCAAGGCTTGGCTGTCGCTGGTGGTGGTCGAGCTGGTGGCGTCCAGCGAAGGCCTGGGTTACCTGATCGTCTACGGCCGCCAACTGTTCCAGCTGGATCTGGTGATGGCGTCGGTAGTGGTCGTCGGCGCCATCGGCTGGCTGATCGATCG
Proteins encoded:
- a CDS encoding LacI family DNA-binding transcriptional regulator; the protein is MTGKTPDSSRRAGRGVTLGDVARLAGVAPMTVSRCLNQPDTVRSETRLKVQRAIDQTGYVQNRLAGSLASNRSRLVAVVLPMVTNPIFSDTFQAINDRLTRSGYQVLLGISGYQSEQEQELLDVILSRRPDGIILTGTLHTPASRNRLRAAGVPVVETWDLSPEPIDMLVGFSHEQVGREVARHLLGRGYEQFALLAVNDPRGLRRADSFIKALAERDLTEVPQQVFQGLPTLAHGRTGLSVLLDGIELSAQRPLMIVCTSDTIAHGVLTEAAARGIRVPQELAVMGFGDMNFASHTFPALSTVRIDGKHMGDCAAQMLLERLLGQTTQNAAIDIGFTLMERGSTASAQ
- a CDS encoding sodium:solute symporter family protein, which produces MSTRTVIILCLTVVYFVVMTLIGYAVRRHAKSSEGFTNGGRSFPAYLIGALLLSEFIGSSVSLGTAQKGFEIGISAAWNLVALSLGFLLLAYVMAKKYKETGLNTISAILAQNYGEGVRYAASILTIFALSIVCVALYASGGAVLAAVLDIDKNLAIVLVGIVTVFYVSLGGMRSVVYTNFVHALIKYIGILVALVFALKSSGGITALQAQLPAQMFAWDAVGWGQIFAWMIGGIGSIFATQYVIQALVSSDDEKTAKRACLYVSSLMIPFGLATALIGMCSALLYPGIKSIDALPVLITHMPTLAASLVVIGLAGALFGGISAGTLASATLAMKDFYNPMFNKEGNDRKSGIFIRVAILVLGFAPLILAMYADKLLMIAFLGKALRATLAVVVLMCFYAPRFGTPRGALAGIILSVISTIAWFLAGNPYGIDSSYFALASPLLTMGISELLKPGQPRRAESPS
- a CDS encoding mandelate racemase/muconate lactonizing enzyme family protein, which gives rise to MSKITCVRTLRLPERPKLIWVEIETDEGLIGLGETFRGAATVEAAVHELIAPGLIGRDSRQIEAISLELTTPYVGFHSASAEIRAASAVDIALWDLKGQRHGIPIYEALGGACRDRIRVYNTCAGYDFNTQQGARREITANDRAQGPYDDQLAFARDAGALAVSLVEEGYTAMKIWPFDRFARQAGANTISLAEVQQGVEAFRQIRKAVGNRIEIMCELHSLWDSAAALRICQALEEFDVYWVEDPLCKMDDAQALADLRNRTRVPICASETLGGGTAYRDLLNAGSMDFLMLDLVWCGGFTEARKIAALAQIYNKPLAPHDCTGPVALFAGLQLGLHAPTAVLQEVVRASLSTWYGELVTHLPEITSGFAAAPTLPGLGTALRPEVKQRPDAIIRETRR
- a CDS encoding MFS transporter, which translates into the protein MKKIASLRRYIAEHRRFEVIALLFIMMIINQGDRATLSIAGASVSNELGLSHAEMGWLFSAFAWAYMLLQLPGGLAIDRFGSVKVLGIAIIAWSVFTAAVGTVAIMPLGLAFFAVFALRFLVGVAEAPCFPANSKIVSMWFPTAERGTATAIFNASQYFAAVVFTPLLAWISTRWGWPWIFYVMGAAGIAIGLVFVWRIKAPVDHASLSAVELQEIRDGGANLQEHPPSAGKKQSWGETWASAKELLGQRMFLGIYIAQFCISTLTFFFLTWFPVYLVQQRGLSLLNAGLLAAIPAIFGFIGGIGGGLISDWMLRKGVSLTKARKLPIFIGMALSMSMILCNYVQTDVLVVVFMALAFFGKGMGALGWAIISDVSPKRSAGMNGAIFNTFGSVAGIVTPIVIGYMVQSMGSFNGALIYVALNAAGAFISYAFIVGELRRPDDELPVADTDTAVPHVASTSL
- a CDS encoding DNA topoisomerase III — its product is MRLFLCEKPSQAKDIAKVLGATRRGDGCWLGNAVTVTWCIGHLLETAPPDAYDERYKRWVLSDLPIVPVQWKMLVKKSTASQYKAVKRLLGEARELVIATDADREGEMIARELVDHCRYRGPIQRLWLSALDDASIRKALGALKPGAETFNLYHSALGRSRADWLIGMNMSRLFTLLGRQSGYQGVLPVGRVQTPTLRLVVDRDRSIADFVPVAYWAIDVQLRRSDSLFTAQWQGPPDHCDDQGRCLNQDSARAAAQAMTQAGEARVIKQKTERVREAAPLLFDLGTLQEVCSKKLGLGAQETLDVAQALYETYKVITYPRSDCGYLPLSQHAEAPSIVAQLGRADPGLNELLRHVDTSRRSRAWNDAKVSAHHGIIPTAASVDLARLPGKHRAVYTLVRARYLAQFLPNHEFDRTQVDLDCAGQPLKAVGKVIVEPGWRRAMPEAVAAAAKGREPAVVQTLPALAPGDICTVAKTIPKDLWTQPPKPFTEGDLIKAMKNVAKLVDDPRLKQKLKDTTGIGTEATRAGIIQGLIDRGYLTKNGKALAASPAAFSLIDAVPRAIADPGTTAIWEQALDMVQSGEMSLEEFVTRQSAWMSKHVERCMGMRMNITAGPAGVKPPWKGKRKGKAGTYTAKKRAPGKAKAAAS